Proteins encoded together in one Aeromonas encheleia window:
- the narQ gene encoding nitrate/nitrite two-component system sensor histidine kinase NarQ gives MRKWFKVQSVSSAIGRSMVLILFMASLIAVVAMVTLFYSVPDAKAINLSGSLRMQAYRMAYEIEQGQTVLGRLAQFEQTLRARELQETQRWITPASLRRTYGEVLLQWQVMREHIENATPRRYTDNTEQFVAAIDDFVNQMQYHVEFKVRMLALAEGLGLLSIITIAWFTVRFTRQQVVAPLNQLVYCARQIQRQEFDLTLPPHCENELGELSGAFVTMADELGKLYRELESKVEEKTAKLQQANDTLSFLYSTAQKLHAAPLSRRTLQKLLERAAAHQHIDYIRLTRFEHNAMPVYITGRKGWPGDLDSLVSFYLQMDDQEFGRLDMISEHPIDERLMKNFSMLLAQVLHKDQTLLQHQRLLLMEERAVIARELHDSLAQALSYLKIQSTLLKRSVAKGDHGKAEAAMQQIDEGLSNAYTQLRELLGTFRLSIGDANLGEAIGVMLEQLKPQTRAEIRLQYGLADTDLEAGQHIHILQLIREAVLNAIKHAGAQLIEVSCETLADGNIQVQISDDGVGIGGASSAVNHYGLSIMSERASKLHGQLAISEPPSGGTRVHLTFPTSLTRDA, from the coding sequence ATGCGAAAGTGGTTCAAAGTGCAGTCTGTCAGCAGCGCCATCGGCCGCTCCATGGTGCTCATCCTGTTCATGGCGAGCCTGATCGCCGTCGTCGCCATGGTCACCCTGTTCTATTCGGTCCCCGATGCCAAGGCCATCAACCTGTCCGGCTCATTGCGCATGCAGGCCTATCGGATGGCCTACGAGATCGAGCAGGGCCAGACAGTGCTGGGGCGACTCGCCCAGTTCGAGCAGACGCTGCGCGCGCGCGAGTTGCAGGAGACCCAGCGCTGGATCACCCCCGCCTCCCTGCGCCGCACCTATGGCGAGGTGTTGCTGCAATGGCAGGTGATGCGTGAGCACATCGAGAATGCCACCCCCAGGCGCTACACCGACAACACCGAACAGTTCGTCGCCGCCATCGACGACTTCGTCAACCAGATGCAATACCACGTGGAGTTCAAGGTGCGCATGCTGGCGCTGGCGGAGGGGCTGGGGCTGCTCTCCATCATCACCATCGCCTGGTTCACGGTGCGCTTCACCCGCCAGCAGGTGGTGGCCCCGCTCAACCAGCTGGTCTATTGCGCCCGCCAGATCCAGCGCCAGGAGTTCGATCTCACCCTGCCCCCCCACTGCGAGAACGAACTGGGGGAGCTGTCGGGCGCCTTCGTCACCATGGCGGACGAACTCGGCAAGCTCTATCGGGAGCTGGAGAGCAAGGTGGAGGAGAAGACCGCCAAGCTGCAACAGGCCAACGATACCCTCTCCTTCCTCTATTCCACCGCCCAGAAGCTGCATGCGGCGCCGCTGAGCCGGCGTACCCTGCAGAAGCTGCTGGAGCGGGCGGCCGCCCATCAGCACATCGACTACATCCGGCTGACCCGCTTCGAGCACAACGCCATGCCGGTGTACATCACCGGCCGCAAGGGCTGGCCCGGCGATCTGGATAGCCTGGTGAGCTTCTATCTGCAGATGGACGATCAGGAGTTCGGGCGGCTCGACATGATCAGCGAGCACCCCATCGACGAGCGGCTGATGAAGAACTTCTCCATGCTGCTGGCCCAGGTGCTGCACAAGGATCAGACCCTGCTGCAACATCAGCGCCTGCTGCTGATGGAGGAGCGTGCCGTCATCGCCCGCGAGCTGCACGACTCGCTGGCCCAGGCGCTCTCCTACCTCAAGATCCAGTCCACCCTGCTCAAGCGCTCCGTCGCCAAGGGGGATCACGGCAAGGCCGAGGCGGCCATGCAGCAGATCGACGAGGGGCTCAGCAACGCCTATACCCAGCTGCGCGAGTTGCTCGGCACCTTCCGCCTCAGCATAGGTGACGCCAATCTCGGCGAAGCCATCGGCGTCATGCTGGAGCAGCTCAAGCCCCAGACCCGGGCCGAGATCAGGCTCCAATACGGTCTGGCCGATACCGACCTCGAGGCGGGGCAGCACATCCATATCCTGCAGCTGATCCGTGAGGCAGTGCTCAATGCCATCAAACATGCCGGCGCACAGCTGATTGAGGTTAGCTGTGAGACCCTGGCTGATGGTAACATTCAGGTTCAGATTTCAGATGATGGTGTCGGAATAGGGGGCGCGAGCTCCGCGGTCAATCACTACGGTCTTAGCATCATGAGCGAGCGCGCCAGCAAGTTGCACGGCCAGCTGGCCATCAGTGAGCCGCCATCCGGCGGCACCCGTGTACACCTGACCTTTCCCACCAGCCTAACAAGAGACGCCTGA
- the moaA gene encoding GTP 3',8-cyclase MoaA, with the protein MLPLEDGFSRRFYYLRLSVTDVCNFRCTYCLPDGYRPPDGNKEGRKSFLSQEEIRRIVSGFAAMGTRKVRLTGGEPSLRRDFTAIIETVANTPGIEKVAMTTNGYRLKERAQEWFDAGLTALNVSVDSLDPRQFHQITGENKLAEVMEGIEAALAAGFKSVKINAVLLKGLNDQQLDAFLAWIRHKPIELRFIELMQTGEMDSLFRDHHASGELIKQQLLGNGWVQQLRGADDGPAQVFMHPASQGGVGLIMPYSKDFCAGCNRLRVSSVGKLHLCLFGDHGVELRDLLTADSQQDELQQRIRQALVGKAATHRLHDGNAGMTPHLASIGG; encoded by the coding sequence ATGTTGCCACTTGAAGATGGTTTTTCCCGTCGTTTTTACTATTTGCGCCTGTCGGTCACCGACGTGTGCAATTTTCGTTGTACCTACTGCCTGCCGGACGGTTATCGCCCCCCGGATGGAAACAAGGAGGGGCGCAAGTCGTTCCTCTCGCAAGAGGAGATCCGCCGGATAGTGTCCGGCTTCGCCGCCATGGGCACCCGCAAGGTGCGCCTGACCGGTGGCGAGCCCTCCCTGCGCCGTGATTTCACCGCCATCATCGAGACCGTGGCCAACACGCCCGGGATCGAGAAGGTGGCGATGACCACCAATGGTTATCGTTTGAAGGAGCGGGCGCAGGAGTGGTTCGATGCGGGCCTCACCGCCCTCAACGTCAGTGTCGACAGCCTGGATCCGCGTCAGTTTCACCAGATCACCGGTGAGAACAAGCTGGCGGAGGTGATGGAGGGGATCGAAGCGGCGCTGGCCGCCGGCTTCAAGTCGGTGAAGATCAATGCGGTGCTGCTCAAGGGGCTCAACGATCAGCAGCTGGATGCGTTTCTGGCCTGGATCAGGCACAAGCCCATCGAACTGCGCTTCATCGAGCTGATGCAGACCGGGGAGATGGACAGCCTGTTTCGCGATCACCACGCCAGCGGCGAGCTCATCAAGCAGCAGCTGCTCGGCAATGGCTGGGTCCAGCAGCTGCGCGGGGCCGACGACGGTCCGGCCCAGGTGTTTATGCACCCGGCGTCACAGGGCGGGGTGGGGCTCATCATGCCCTACAGCAAGGACTTCTGCGCCGGTTGCAACCGGCTGCGGGTCTCCTCGGTGGGCAAGCTGCACCTCTGCCTGTTCGGCGACCACGGCGTGGAGCTGCGGGATCTGCTCACTGCCGACAGCCAACAGGACGAGTTGCAACAACGGATCCGCCAGGCCCTCGTCGGCAAGGCCGCCACCCATCGCCTGCACGACGGCAATGCCGGCATGACCCCCCATCTTGCCTCCATCGGCGGTTGA
- a CDS encoding Hpt domain-containing protein, with protein sequence MEWLDQKVLRQLAEDIGHEMMPVVISVFVEEVGEQLARLRPLYEQRDWPALARVAHSMKSSCGSYGAEPSYRQVMALELACRREDAEEAGQLLAQLEHSLPQVFSHLARYH encoded by the coding sequence ATGGAGTGGCTGGATCAGAAGGTGCTACGGCAGCTGGCAGAGGACATTGGTCACGAGATGATGCCCGTCGTCATCTCGGTGTTTGTCGAGGAGGTGGGCGAGCAGCTTGCTCGGCTCAGGCCGCTGTACGAGCAGCGGGACTGGCCCGCACTGGCCCGGGTGGCCCATAGCATGAAGTCTTCCTGTGGCAGTTATGGTGCCGAGCCCAGCTACCGGCAGGTGATGGCGCTGGAGCTTGCCTGCCGCCGGGAAGATGCAGAAGAGGCTGGCCAACTGCTGGCGCAGCTGGAGCACTCCCTGCCACAAGTCTTCTCCCATCTGGCCCGCTATCACTGA
- the fadE gene encoding acyl-CoA dehydrogenase FadE → MTTTLTLLGVILVIGAMAYRRASLLTSTLATAVALVIGTFYGQVPLLVWALFALVAIPLNLVEFRRNQLTRPLFKLYKSIMPEMSRTEKEAIEAGTTWWEADLFAGNPNWKKLHAIPVATLSSEEQAFMDGPVEDVCRMVNDWEVTHERADLSPEVWQYLKDHKFFAMIIKKKYGGLEFSAYAQSCVLQKLCGASAVLASTVGVPNSLGPGELLQHYGTEEQKDHYLPRLAIGKEIPCFALTSPEAGSDAGSIPDFGIICKGEWEGEEVLGMRLTWNKRYITLAPIATVLGLAFKLRDPDHLLGEEEELGITCALIPTHIKGVEIGRRHFPLNVPFQNGPTRGEEVFVPLDFIIGGPAMAGQGWRMLVECLSVGRGITLPSNSTGGVKMLALASGAYSRIRRQFKLPIGKMEGIEEPLARLGGNAYIMGAAAKLTVTGIDLGEKPSVISAIVKYHLTDRAQKSIIDAMDIHGGKAICMGPNNYLARGYQGAPIAVTVEGANILTRSMIIYGQGAIRCHPYVLPEMLAASHPDQEQALKAFDKAMFSHVGFAISNLVRSFWLGLTGARFAASPFKDQTKGYYQQLTRLSANLAFLSDMAMGTLGGELKRKERVSARLGDVLSQLYLASSALKRFQDEGRQQADLPLLHWALQDAMFKAQEAIDELLRNFPNRWIGLALRVIVLPLGRDLKRPSDKLDQQVARLLQTPSATRDRLAEGQYLTREEGNPFGLLEQALDDVLAAEPLFEKICKADGRKRPFTQLDRVADEGLALGVINPAEADLLRRAEQSRLRTINVDDFDPIDLVANKALFEPSAYHRAA, encoded by the coding sequence ATGACGACGACCCTCACTCTGCTCGGAGTGATCCTGGTGATCGGCGCCATGGCTTATCGCCGGGCGTCTCTGCTCACCTCTACGCTTGCCACGGCAGTCGCCCTGGTCATCGGCACCTTCTATGGCCAGGTTCCCCTGCTGGTGTGGGCTCTGTTCGCCCTGGTTGCCATCCCGTTAAACCTGGTGGAGTTTCGCCGTAATCAACTGACCAGGCCGCTGTTCAAGCTCTACAAATCCATCATGCCGGAGATGTCGCGCACCGAGAAAGAGGCCATAGAGGCGGGCACCACCTGGTGGGAGGCGGATCTCTTTGCCGGCAACCCGAACTGGAAGAAGTTGCACGCCATCCCGGTCGCGACCCTCTCCAGCGAGGAGCAGGCCTTCATGGACGGCCCGGTCGAAGACGTGTGCCGCATGGTCAACGACTGGGAAGTGACCCATGAGCGCGCCGATCTCTCTCCCGAGGTGTGGCAGTATCTGAAGGACCACAAGTTCTTCGCCATGATCATCAAGAAGAAATACGGCGGGCTGGAATTCTCCGCCTATGCCCAATCCTGCGTGCTGCAGAAACTGTGCGGCGCCAGTGCCGTGCTCGCCTCCACCGTCGGCGTACCCAACTCCTTAGGGCCGGGTGAGCTGCTGCAGCACTATGGCACCGAGGAGCAGAAAGACCATTACCTGCCCCGCCTCGCCATCGGCAAGGAGATCCCCTGCTTCGCCCTGACCAGCCCGGAAGCGGGTTCGGATGCGGGCTCCATCCCTGACTTCGGCATCATCTGCAAGGGGGAATGGGAAGGGGAAGAGGTGCTCGGCATGCGCCTGACCTGGAACAAGCGCTACATCACTCTGGCACCGATTGCCACCGTGCTGGGGCTGGCGTTCAAGCTGCGCGACCCGGACCATCTGCTCGGTGAGGAAGAGGAGCTGGGAATCACCTGCGCCCTGATCCCGACCCACATCAAGGGTGTCGAGATCGGCCGCCGTCACTTCCCGCTCAACGTGCCGTTCCAGAACGGCCCGACTCGCGGCGAGGAGGTGTTCGTGCCGCTCGACTTCATCATCGGTGGCCCCGCCATGGCGGGCCAGGGCTGGCGTATGCTGGTCGAGTGCCTCTCGGTCGGCCGCGGCATCACCCTGCCCTCCAACAGCACCGGCGGCGTCAAGATGCTGGCCCTGGCGAGCGGTGCCTACAGCCGCATCCGCCGCCAGTTCAAGCTGCCGATCGGCAAGATGGAAGGCATCGAAGAGCCGCTGGCGCGCCTCGGCGGCAACGCCTACATCATGGGTGCGGCGGCCAAGCTGACCGTGACCGGCATCGATCTGGGGGAGAAACCCTCGGTCATCTCCGCCATCGTCAAGTATCACCTCACCGACCGCGCCCAGAAGAGCATCATAGATGCCATGGACATCCACGGCGGCAAGGCGATCTGCATGGGCCCGAACAACTACCTGGCCCGTGGCTACCAGGGCGCCCCCATCGCCGTCACCGTCGAGGGGGCCAACATCCTGACCCGCAGCATGATCATCTACGGTCAGGGCGCCATTCGCTGCCACCCTTATGTGTTACCGGAGATGCTGGCCGCCAGCCACCCGGATCAGGAGCAGGCGCTCAAGGCGTTCGACAAGGCGATGTTCAGCCACGTCGGTTTCGCCATCAGCAACCTGGTGCGCAGCTTCTGGCTGGGCCTGACCGGTGCCCGCTTCGCCGCGTCGCCGTTCAAGGATCAGACCAAGGGCTACTATCAGCAGTTGACCCGCCTCTCCGCCAACCTGGCCTTCCTGTCCGACATGGCGATGGGCACCCTGGGTGGCGAGCTCAAGCGCAAGGAGCGGGTCTCCGCGCGCCTCGGCGATGTGCTGAGCCAGCTCTATCTCGCCTCCAGCGCCCTCAAGCGCTTCCAGGACGAGGGCCGTCAGCAGGCGGATCTGCCGCTGCTGCACTGGGCGCTGCAGGATGCGATGTTCAAGGCACAGGAAGCGATCGATGAACTGCTGCGCAACTTCCCGAACCGCTGGATCGGGCTGGCCCTGCGGGTCATAGTGCTGCCGCTGGGTCGCGACCTGAAACGCCCGAGCGACAAGCTGGACCAGCAGGTCGCCCGTCTGCTGCAGACACCGAGCGCCACCCGCGACCGTCTGGCTGAGGGGCAGTACCTCACCCGCGAGGAGGGCAACCCCTTCGGCCTGCTGGAACAGGCTCTCGATGACGTGCTGGCCGCCGAGCCGCTGTTCGAGAAGATCTGCAAGGCAGACGGTCGCAAGCGCCCCTTCACGCAGCTGGACAGGGTCGCCGACGAGGGGCTGGCGCTGGGGGTCATCAACCCGGCCGAGGCCGACCTGCTGCGCCGGGCCGAGCAGAGTCGCCTGCGCACCATCAACGTCGATGACTTTGACCCCATCGACCTGGTCGCCAACAAGGCACTGTTCGAACCATCGGCCTATCACAGAGCGGCCTGA
- a CDS encoding FIST signal transduction protein, with protein sequence MALNFLTAHSLAETTLLAAQQIVERLLAQSPHSPSLLLVYFTQAHDAAVLRHALKIRFPDCRLIGCSSCGGIMTQAGHHARHGWGLAVAALYDDKGAYGVAGQAGDELDARQLLRGAIADGGRPGELPQLILLHTSPGLEEVMLAGIEAEFGTTVPVVGGSAADDGVTGEWQLCWDEGESRQGAVLAVLYPDCQLAFQFHSGYVPTEQHGTITALDGREVLTIDHEPAARVYARWTERETPWQVGPILKETTLSPLARQVGTLDDMPYYKLSHPEAVTPREGLRLFTETRLGERLQLMYSSEEGLLQRSLNAVRIEPEYGMAGSLQPFGALVVFCAGCRLVLGESLNDVVDQFRSQLGEIPFITPFTFGEQGRLPHGELAHGNLMVSSVIFLDS encoded by the coding sequence ATGGCGTTGAACTTCCTGACGGCTCACTCTCTTGCAGAGACGACCCTGCTGGCCGCCCAACAGATAGTCGAGCGGCTGCTCGCTCAATCACCTCATTCCCCATCGCTGTTGCTGGTCTATTTTACCCAAGCTCACGATGCTGCGGTACTGCGTCATGCGCTTAAAATCCGCTTCCCGGATTGTCGTCTCATCGGTTGCAGCTCCTGCGGCGGGATCATGACCCAGGCCGGCCACCATGCCCGGCATGGCTGGGGCCTGGCGGTCGCCGCCCTCTATGACGACAAGGGGGCCTACGGCGTGGCCGGTCAGGCCGGGGACGAGCTGGATGCACGCCAGCTGCTGCGCGGCGCCATCGCCGATGGCGGACGCCCCGGCGAGCTACCACAGCTCATCTTGCTGCATACCAGCCCCGGGCTGGAAGAGGTCATGCTGGCGGGGATCGAGGCGGAGTTCGGCACGACGGTTCCCGTCGTGGGGGGCTCGGCGGCGGATGATGGGGTCACCGGCGAATGGCAGCTGTGCTGGGACGAGGGCGAGAGCCGGCAAGGCGCGGTGCTGGCGGTGCTCTACCCCGATTGCCAGCTGGCCTTCCAGTTTCACTCCGGCTATGTCCCCACCGAACAGCATGGCACCATCACCGCCCTGGATGGGCGCGAGGTGCTGACCATAGATCACGAGCCGGCGGCCCGGGTGTATGCCCGCTGGACGGAGCGCGAGACCCCTTGGCAGGTGGGTCCCATCCTGAAGGAGACCACCCTCTCTCCGCTGGCCCGCCAGGTCGGGACCCTGGATGACATGCCTTATTACAAGCTCTCTCACCCCGAGGCGGTGACCCCGAGAGAAGGGTTGCGGCTGTTTACCGAGACCCGGCTGGGGGAGCGCCTGCAGCTGATGTACAGCAGTGAGGAAGGCCTGTTGCAGCGCAGCCTGAATGCGGTGCGGATCGAGCCCGAATATGGCATGGCGGGCAGCCTGCAGCCCTTCGGCGCCCTGGTGGTGTTCTGTGCCGGCTGCCGACTGGTGCTGGGGGAGAGCCTGAACGACGTCGTCGACCAGTTCCGCAGCCAGCTGGGGGAGATCCCCTTCATCACCCCCTTTACCTTCGGCGAGCAGGGGCGTTTGCCCCATGGTGAGCTGGCCCATGGCAACCTCATGGTATCGAGCGTAATCTTCCTCGATAGCTGA
- a CDS encoding gluconeogenesis factor YvcK family protein, producing MWQKNISNFDRVVAIGGGHGMGRVLSSLSFLGQRLTGIVTTTDDGGSTGRLRKSQECIAWGDLRNCLNQLVTDPGIGSQLFEYRFNGRGELAGHNLGNLMLLALDNLCVRPLDAIRLISDMLKIEPQLLPMSEQPTDLCAHTVCGDQILGEVSIDQLATPPRALSLSPAVPATREAVQALTQADMIILGPGSFLTSVMPPLLLDEVAGAIRDSQAIVVFVCNLVAENGPAGQLALPEQHRWLEERIGQGRVDAILAPEGLSVPELADCLIQAELGEVALPHRHDRLKLRQALDEVIQGRHIRHHKAG from the coding sequence ATGTGGCAAAAAAATATCAGTAACTTTGATCGGGTCGTCGCCATTGGCGGTGGCCACGGCATGGGCCGGGTGCTCTCTTCCCTCTCGTTTTTAGGGCAACGGCTGACCGGGATCGTCACCACCACGGATGACGGCGGCTCCACCGGACGCTTGCGCAAGAGCCAGGAGTGCATCGCCTGGGGGGACTTGCGCAACTGCCTCAATCAGCTGGTAACCGATCCCGGCATCGGCAGCCAGTTGTTCGAATACCGCTTCAATGGTCGAGGGGAACTGGCGGGACACAACCTCGGCAATCTGATGCTGCTGGCGCTCGACAACCTCTGTGTCCGTCCCCTGGATGCCATCCGGCTCATCAGCGACATGCTGAAGATAGAGCCCCAGTTACTGCCCATGTCCGAGCAGCCCACCGATCTCTGTGCCCACACCGTCTGCGGTGACCAGATCCTGGGGGAAGTCTCCATCGATCAACTCGCCACCCCGCCGCGGGCCCTGAGCCTGAGTCCGGCCGTGCCGGCCACCCGCGAGGCCGTGCAGGCCCTGACCCAGGCCGACATGATCATCCTGGGGCCAGGCAGCTTCCTCACCTCCGTCATGCCCCCCCTGCTGCTGGACGAGGTGGCTGGCGCCATTCGGGATAGCCAGGCCATCGTCGTCTTCGTCTGCAACCTGGTCGCCGAAAACGGGCCGGCCGGCCAGCTGGCACTGCCCGAGCAGCATCGCTGGCTGGAAGAGCGGATCGGTCAAGGCCGGGTCGATGCCATACTGGCGCCAGAGGGCCTCAGTGTCCCCGAGCTGGCGGATTGCCTCATCCAGGCCGAGCTGGGTGAGGTCGCCCTGCCCCATCGTCACGATCGTCTCAAGCTTCGACAGGCGCTGGATGAGGTGATCCAAGGCAGGCACATCAGGCATCACAAGGCAGGCTGA
- a CDS encoding class II glutamine amidotransferase has product MCELLGMSANVPTDICFSFTGLMLRGGKTGPHKDGWGITFYEGRGFRTFKDPEPSAQSPIAKLVQALPIKSRAVISHIRQANRGCVSLENTHPFTRELWGRYWTFAHNGQLTGYKRLSTGRHRPVGDTDSEHAFCWLLAQLEQKYPKRPANFPAMFRYLASRCDELRGLGVFNMLLSDGEFVMTYCSNNLYWLTRRAPFGEARLLDEDVAIDFQSETTPNDVVTLIATRPLTGNEHWVKMVPGEFCLFRLGELAHGNSPE; this is encoded by the coding sequence ATGTGCGAACTGCTGGGCATGAGTGCCAATGTGCCGACCGACATCTGCTTCAGTTTTACCGGGCTGATGCTGCGCGGCGGCAAGACAGGCCCCCACAAGGATGGCTGGGGGATCACCTTCTATGAGGGGCGCGGTTTTCGCACCTTCAAGGATCCCGAGCCCAGCGCCCAGTCACCCATCGCCAAGCTGGTGCAGGCGCTGCCCATCAAGAGCCGCGCCGTGATCAGCCATATCCGGCAGGCCAATCGTGGCTGCGTGTCGCTGGAGAATACCCATCCGTTCACCCGGGAACTGTGGGGCCGTTACTGGACCTTCGCCCATAACGGGCAACTGACGGGCTACAAGCGGCTGTCGACCGGGCGTCACCGTCCGGTCGGGGACACCGACAGCGAGCACGCTTTCTGCTGGCTGCTCGCGCAGCTGGAGCAGAAGTACCCCAAGCGTCCGGCCAACTTCCCCGCCATGTTCCGCTATCTGGCGAGCCGGTGTGACGAGTTGCGCGGATTGGGGGTGTTCAACATGTTGCTGTCGGATGGGGAGTTCGTGATGACCTATTGCAGCAACAACCTCTACTGGCTCACCCGCCGGGCGCCTTTTGGCGAGGCCCGTTTGCTGGATGAGGATGTGGCCATCGATTTCCAGAGTGAGACGACGCCGAACGACGTGGTGACCCTGATCGCGACGAGGCCGCTGACCGGCAATGAACACTGGGTGAAGATGGTGCCGGGGGAGTTTTGCCTGTTCCGGCTGGGGGAACTGGCGCACGGCAATTCACCCGAGTGA
- the narL gene encoding two-component system response regulator NarL, whose amino-acid sequence MDEMKYSVLVVDDHPLMRKGIVQLLELEENIEVIGEASNGTDAVAMAKESEPDLILLDLNMKGLSGLDTLKALRAEEVTSRVVILTVSDARQDVVALLKAGADGYLLKDTEPDMLLGQLADVMTGKQILSEPLRPYLENIYELDHLQQKLESLTRREMQILREIAKGLSNKQVASVLHISEGTVKVHVKSLLKKLEAQSRVEAAVMYLEQRN is encoded by the coding sequence ATGGACGAGATGAAATATAGTGTTCTGGTCGTGGATGACCATCCCCTCATGCGCAAAGGGATTGTGCAGCTGCTGGAACTGGAAGAGAACATCGAGGTGATCGGTGAGGCTTCCAACGGTACCGATGCCGTGGCCATGGCCAAGGAATCCGAACCCGACCTGATCCTGCTCGATCTCAACATGAAGGGGCTATCCGGCCTCGACACCCTCAAGGCGCTGCGGGCCGAAGAGGTCACCTCCCGGGTGGTGATCCTGACTGTCTCCGATGCCCGCCAGGACGTGGTGGCCCTGCTCAAGGCCGGCGCCGATGGTTACCTGCTCAAGGACACCGAGCCTGACATGCTGCTGGGCCAACTGGCCGATGTCATGACCGGCAAGCAGATCCTGAGCGAGCCGCTGCGCCCCTATCTGGAAAACATCTACGAGCTGGATCATCTGCAGCAGAAGCTGGAGAGCCTGACCCGCCGCGAGATGCAGATCCTGCGCGAGATAGCCAAGGGGCTCTCCAACAAGCAGGTCGCCTCCGTGCTCCATATTTCCGAAGGGACGGTCAAGGTGCACGTGAAGAGTCTGCTGAAGAAGCTCGAGGCCCAGAGCCGGGTGGAAGCCGCCGTCATGTACCTGGAGCAGCGCAACTAG
- a CDS encoding globin domain-containing protein — protein MTPEQIELVQRAWGKVTALNHTYVQEVYEELFRLSPELINLFPDPAGMPVAKVSETLNTVITSLEQLDALGFIIRDLGRRHRKFKVEPHQFALLKQALTTVLARRLGANFKPELAEAWSQMYDEIAALMLEGLNQHAESTA, from the coding sequence ATGACTCCCGAACAGATCGAGTTGGTGCAGAGAGCATGGGGCAAGGTAACCGCATTGAATCACACCTATGTGCAGGAGGTGTATGAGGAGCTGTTCCGACTGTCGCCGGAATTGATCAACCTCTTTCCCGATCCTGCGGGCATGCCGGTCGCCAAGGTGTCGGAGACCCTGAACACGGTGATCACCAGCCTGGAGCAGCTGGATGCCTTGGGTTTCATCATCAGGGATCTCGGTCGCAGACACCGCAAGTTCAAGGTGGAACCACACCAGTTCGCACTGTTGAAGCAGGCGCTGACGACAGTGCTGGCGCGGCGCTTGGGCGCAAACTTCAAGCCCGAGCTGGCCGAAGCCTGGTCACAGATGTATGACGAGATCGCGGCCCTGATGCTGGAAGGCTTGAATCAGCACGCCGAGTCAACCGCCTAG
- the lpcA gene encoding D-sedoheptulose 7-phosphate isomerase, translating to MYQELIRNELTEAASVLQAFLADEQNLKSIEAAARLLADSFKQEGKVLSCGNGGSHCDAMHFAEELTGRYRENRPGYAGIAISDPSHLSCVSNDFGYDYVFSRYVEAVGRRGDVLLGISTSGNSGNILKAIEAAHAKGMKVIALTGKDGGKMAGLADVEIRVPHFGYADRIQEVHIKVIHILIQLVEKEMAK from the coding sequence ATGTACCAAGAACTTATCCGCAATGAATTGACCGAAGCTGCCAGCGTGCTCCAGGCATTCCTGGCCGATGAGCAGAACCTGAAGAGCATAGAGGCGGCCGCCCGCCTGCTGGCCGACTCCTTCAAGCAGGAAGGCAAGGTGCTCTCCTGTGGTAACGGTGGCTCTCACTGCGACGCCATGCATTTTGCCGAGGAGCTGACCGGTCGTTATCGGGAGAACCGTCCCGGTTACGCCGGCATCGCCATCTCGGATCCGAGCCACCTCTCCTGCGTCTCCAATGACTTTGGCTACGACTATGTGTTCTCCCGCTACGTGGAAGCGGTCGGTCGTCGTGGCGACGTGCTGCTCGGCATCTCCACCAGCGGCAACTCCGGCAACATTCTCAAGGCCATCGAGGCCGCGCATGCCAAGGGCATGAAGGTGATCGCGCTGACCGGCAAGGACGGTGGCAAGATGGCCGGCCTGGCCGACGTCGAGATCCGGGTGCCCCATTTCGGTTATGCCGACCGCATTCAGGAAGTGCATATCAAGGTGATCCACATCCTTATCCAGCTGGTTGAAAAAGAGATGGCCAAGTAA
- a CDS encoding LON peptidase substrate-binding domain-containing protein: MKLQPLALFPLPSHILPGGKLPLRLFEPRHLQMLKESFIDDRGFGIVMEETTSTGSCGRILPVGTRVKVTDFYTLNDGLLGVTVLGLERFSIHEMETDETGLRHAKVETLPNWPSAHSDSSDTPLVSRLREVFEQYPELDELYPDKQFDDAAWLCQRWLEILPMPIYEKQMLIAKQNSEAARQFLRRLIAQ; encoded by the coding sequence ATGAAACTTCAACCCTTGGCACTGTTCCCCTTGCCCTCACACATACTGCCGGGCGGGAAACTCCCCTTGCGCCTGTTTGAGCCACGCCACCTGCAGATGCTCAAGGAATCGTTCATCGATGATCGGGGCTTTGGCATCGTCATGGAAGAGACGACCAGCACGGGTAGCTGCGGGCGCATACTGCCGGTCGGTACTCGCGTCAAGGTGACTGATTTCTACACCCTCAACGATGGCTTGCTCGGGGTCACAGTGCTCGGTCTCGAACGCTTCTCCATTCATGAAATGGAGACGGACGAAACCGGCTTGCGCCACGCCAAGGTAGAAACCCTGCCCAACTGGCCGAGTGCCCACTCAGATTCCAGCGACACACCGCTGGTGAGCAGATTGAGGGAGGTGTTTGAACAATATCCGGAACTGGATGAGCTCTACCCGGACAAGCAGTTCGACGATGCGGCCTGGCTCTGCCAACGCTGGCTCGAGATCCTGCCCATGCCGATCTATGAAAAACAGATGTTGATTGCCAAACAAAACAGTGAAGCGGCGCGCCAGTTCTTGCGCCGACTGATCGCACAGTGA